The Trypanosoma brucei brucei TREU927 chromosome 9, whole genome shotgun sequence genome includes a window with the following:
- a CDS encoding hypothetical protein, unlikely (GPI-Anchor Signal predicted for Tb09.211.4940 by DGPI v2.04, no cleavage site predicted), which translates to MGAARALSLQDARLYDNKEGACHTPVEYAGQGFHSFTASARPAAGDILNPLAMPATSTWCQGPVPRIIGGSQEPAEFLSWGTLLCSGYGIIQHRDQQRLPGTPFFICRSLGTCQRAISSIIRTKMLLSGDVDLRKKRIANWHLWESPGWEASRPICCIPFICGNTTKIIEGVLG; encoded by the coding sequence ATGGGAGCCGCCAGGGCGTTGTCCCTTCAAGACGCACGGTTATACGATAACAAGGAGGGCGCATGCCACACGCCTGTTGAATACGCAGGACAAGGCTTCCATTCCTTTACAGCAAGTGCGCGTCCCGCTGCTGGAGATATATTGAAtcccctggcgatgccggccacctcaacgtggtgccagggtccagtaccccgtatcatcgggggaagccaagagccagcagagttcctttcatggggaacactgctgtgctccggctacggcatcatacagcacagggatcagcagcgtcttcctgggacaccgtttttcatttgtcggtccctgggtacgtgccagcgtgccatcagcagtatcatccgcactaagatgctgctgtccggtgatgtggacctccgaaaaaaaaggattgccaattggcatctttgggagagtccagggtgggaggcttctcgccccatctgctgtattccgttcatatgcggaaatacaacaaaaattatagagggtgtgttaggatga